Proteins found in one Passer domesticus isolate bPasDom1 chromosome 16, bPasDom1.hap1, whole genome shotgun sequence genomic segment:
- the LOC135281927 gene encoding serine/threonine-protein phosphatase 4 regulatory subunit 1-like isoform X6: protein MRITAFLDIPGQDNLTPLARLEKYAFSDNVFNRQIIARGLLDVFRDFSNNEEDFLTVMEIVVRLSEDAEPTVRTELMEQIPPIAIFLQESRPKFPTAFFEYLMPIVVRYLTDVNNQVRKAGQEALLILLEQDLVAQSDIENKVCPILLDLSAPDSDDEYKVEAVNIICKMASMLSRTTVEHMLLPRFCELCSDGKLFQVRKICAANFGDICNAVGQEATERLLIPKFFELCSDSVWGMRKACAECFMAVSYTTSPEVRRSKLSPLFISLISDTCRWVRQAAFQSLGPFISTFANPSSAGLYIREDGTLSIRPPAQDVNSNSCQPSNNVTVVSSSANAALPSSEQPMEIKPESSTEETSAEVHTKLSEDLNKNSWEEGSDCRANPAEDVSALCQGDKTAEGTKESSFPGLSSVLPSAEDVFNTFLYWRPPLPDISQDLELLQFKAEKHNDACSGPCNNCVASSEIKKVLQSLQEHIDDPDVQAQVQVLSAALRAAQFDSVGDCEAKKMEVSGDNLQNKMILDETAVSDAACHQVQGDTLSSPASQGDISDQSSTSVLKSTDSEEQHRGTSVFLRKEQENNPPFEDDKSKLQDIIPQPLLDQYLSMTDPARAQTVDTEIAKHCAYSLPGVALTLGRQNWHCLKDTYETLASDVQWKVRRTLAFSIHELAVILGDQLTAADLVPIFNGFLKDLDEVRIGVLKHLYDFLKLLHADKRREYLYQLQEFVVTDNSRNWRFRYELAEQLILILELYNPNDVYDYLRHIALTLCSDKVSEVRWISFKLVVAILQKFYANSANALGLNFINELVVRFRHCSKWVGRQAFAFICQAVVEEECMPVDQFVEHLLPSLLSLASDPVPNVRVLLAKALRQTLLEKAYFKSVGNPHLEAAEETILALQSDRDQDVSFFATIKLKQDNMDNITIEKQN, encoded by the exons ATGAGGATAACAGCATTCTTGGATATTCCTGGACAGGATAACTTAACTCCACTGGCTCGTCTAGAGAAATATGCCTTCAGTGATAATGTATTTAACAG GCAAATTATTGCCAGGGGTCTTCTGGACGTCTTTCGAGATTTCAGTAACAATGAAGAAGACTTTCTGACTGTAATGGAAATAGTGGTCAGGCTCTCTGAAGATGCAG AGCCAACTGTTCGCACAGAGCTGATGGAACAGATTCCTCCTATTGCCATCTTTCTGCAGGAAAGTCGACCAAAATTCCCAACAGCATTTTTTGAATACCTTATGCCCATAGTAGTGAGGTACCTCACAGATGTTAACAATCAG GTCAGAAAGGCAGGCCAGGAAGCACTGCTGATACTGCTGGAACAAGACCTTGTGGCTCAGAGTGACATTGAAAATAAGGTGTGTCCAATTCTGCTGGACCTCTCTGCTCCTGACAGTGATGATGAGTACAAGGTGGAAGCTGTCAAT ATAATCTGTAAAATGGCTTCTATGTTGAGCAGAACAACAGTTGAGCACATGCTGCTTCCTCGTTTCTGTGAACTGTGCAGTGATGGGAAATTGTTTCAAGTCCGAAAG ATTTGTGCAGCTAATTTTGGTGACATTTGTAATGCTGTTGGGCAAGAAGCCACTGAAAGACTGCTG aTTCCCAAGTTCTTTGAGCTGTGTTCTGACAGTGTGTGGGGAATGAGGAAGGCTTGTGCTGAATGCTTTATGGCAGTGTCTTACACCACGTCCCCAGAAGTTCGCAGGAGCAAACTGTCCCCCCTGTTCATCAGCCTGATCAGTGACACCTGCAGATGG GTTCGTCAGGCTGCTTTTCAGTCTCTTGGTCCATTTATTTCTACCTTTGCAAACCCTTCAAGTGCTGGTCTTTACATTCGAGAAGATGGGACCCTGAGTATCCGACCACCAGCACAAGATGTGAATTCCAATTCCTGTCAGCCAAGCAACAATGTCACTGTGGTGTCTTCCAGTGCAAATGCTGCATTGCCCAG CTCAGAACAACCAATGGAAATCAAACCAGAATCATCCACTGAGGAGACTTCAGCAGAAGTTCATACAAAGCTCTCTGAGGACCTAAATAAAAATTCATGGGAAGAAGGTTCAGATTGTCGTGCCAACCCTGCAGAAGATGTGTCTGCCTTGTGTCAGGGTGACAAAACTGCAGAAGGCACGAAGGAGAGCAGTTTTCCGGGGCTGAGCTCGGTGCTGCCGTCTGCCGAGGACGTGTTTAACACATTCCTGTACTGGCGCCCTCCTCTGCCCGACATAAGtcaggacctggagctgctgcagttcaAGGCTGAGAAGCACAACGATGCCTGCTCTGGGCCATGTAATAACTGTGTTGCTAGCAGTGAAATAAAAAAGGTTCTACAAAGCTTACAGGAGCACATAGATGATCCAGATGTTCAAG CTCAGGTCCAAGTGttgtctgctgctctcagagctgCCCAGTTTGATTCTGTTGGTGACTGTGAGGCCAAAAAAATGGAAGTAAGTGGTGACAATCTTCAGAACAAAATGATTTTGGATGAAACAGCAGTTTCAGATGCTGCCTGCCACCAGGTGCAGGGGGACACTCTTTCATCCCCTGCCTCCCAGGGTGACATCAGTGACCAGTCAAGCACCAGTGTGCTGAAAAGCACA GACTCAGAGGAACAACACAGAGGAACCAGTGTCTTTTTGAGGAAAGAGCAAGAAAATAATCCACcatttgaagatgacaagtcaAAATTACAG GACATCATCCCTCAGCCTTTACTGGACCAGTACCTGTCCATGACTGACCCTGCTCGGGCCCAGACTGTTGACACTGAGATTGCCAAGCACTGTGCCTACAGCCTGCCTGGGGTGGCCCTGACTCTGGGCAGGCAGAACTGGCACTGCCTCAAGGACACCTATGAGACACTGGCTTCAGATGTGCAG TGGAAGGTGCGGCGCACTCTGGCTTTCTCCATCCACGAGCTGGCTGTGATCCTGGGGGATCAGTTAACAGCTGCTGATCTGGTGCCAATTTTCAATGGCTTCTTGAAAGACCTGGATGAAGTGCGTATCGGTGTCCTCAAACATCTCTATGACTTTCTGAAG CTACTTCATGCAGACAAAAGGCGAGAGTACCTTTACCAGCTGCAAGAATTTGTGGTGACTGATAACAGCAGGAACTGGAGGTTTCGTTACGAGCTGGCAGA GCAGCTGATCCTGATCCTGGAGCTCTACAATCCCAATGATGTCTATGACTACTTAAGGCACATTGCACTGACTCTGTGCTCCGATAAAGTTTCAGAAGTTCGGTGGATCTCCTTCAAACTG GTTGTAGCAATACTACAGAAGTTCTATGCAAACAGTGCCAATGCCCTGGGATTAAATTTCATCAATGAGCTCGTCGTGCGGTTTCGCCACTGCTCCAAGTGGGTTGGGAGACAAGCCTTTGCCTTCATTTGTCAG GCTGTAGTAGAAGAGGAGTGCATGCCTGTGGACCAGTTTGTTGAACACTTACTCCCCAGCCTTCTCAGCCTGGCATCAGATCCTGTGCCAAACGTCAGGGTCCTGCTCGCCAAGGCTCTCAGGCAGACATTGCTGGAGAAAG CTTATTTTAAAAGTGTTGGCAATCCTCATCTAGAAGCTGCAGAAGAGACCATTCTAGCCCTGCAGTCTGACAGAGATCAAGATGTGTCTTTCTTTGCCACCATAAAACTGAAACAGGATAACATGGACAATATCACcattgaaaaacaaaactaa
- the LOC135281927 gene encoding serine/threonine-protein phosphatase 4 regulatory subunit 1-like isoform X2, translating to MIVTFHVLQVGFEDYGPDCDSMRITAFLDIPGQDNLTPLARLEKYAFSDNVFNRQIIARGLLDVFRDFSNNEEDFLTVMEIVVRLSEDAEPTVRTELMEQIPPIAIFLQESRPKFPTAFFEYLMPIVVRYLTDVNNQVRKAGQEALLILLEQDLVAQSDIENKVCPILLDLSAPDSDDEYKVEAVNIICKMASMLSRTTVEHMLLPRFCELCSDGKLFQVRKICAANFGDICNAVGQEATERLLIPKFFELCSDSVWGMRKACAECFMAVSYTTSPEVRRSKLSPLFISLISDTCRWVRQAAFQSLGPFISTFANPSSAGLYIREDGTLSIRPPAQDVNSNSCQPSNNVTVVSSSANAALPSSEQPMEIKPESSTEETSAEVHTKLSEDLNKNSWEEGSDCRANPAEDVSALCQGDKTAEGTKESSFPGLSSVLPSAEDVFNTFLYWRPPLPDISQDLELLQFKAEKHNDACSGPCNNCVASSEIKKVLQSLQEHIDDPDVQAQVQVLSAALRAAQFDSVGDCEAKKMEVSGDNLQNKMILDETAVSDAACHQVQGDTLSSPASQGDISDQSSTSVLKSTDSEEQHRGTSVFLRKEQENNPPFEDDKSKLQDIIPQPLLDQYLSMTDPARAQTVDTEIAKHCAYSLPGVALTLGRQNWHCLKDTYETLASDVQWKVRRTLAFSIHELAVILGDQLTAADLVPIFNGFLKDLDEVRIGVLKHLYDFLKLLHADKRREYLYQLQEFVVTDNSRNWRFRYELAEQLILILELYNPNDVYDYLRHIALTLCSDKVSEVRWISFKLVVAILQKFYANSANALGLNFINELVVRFRHCSKWVGRQAFAFICQAVVEEECMPVDQFVEHLLPSLLSLASDPVPNVRVLLAKALRQTLLEKAYFKSVGNPHLEAAEETILALQSDRDQDVSFFATIKLKQDNMDNITIEKQN from the exons ATGATT gttacTTTTCATGTCCTTCAAGTTGGCTTTGAAGATTATGGCCCAGACTGTGATAGCATGAGGATAACAGCATTCTTGGATATTCCTGGACAGGATAACTTAACTCCACTGGCTCGTCTAGAGAAATATGCCTTCAGTGATAATGTATTTAACAG GCAAATTATTGCCAGGGGTCTTCTGGACGTCTTTCGAGATTTCAGTAACAATGAAGAAGACTTTCTGACTGTAATGGAAATAGTGGTCAGGCTCTCTGAAGATGCAG AGCCAACTGTTCGCACAGAGCTGATGGAACAGATTCCTCCTATTGCCATCTTTCTGCAGGAAAGTCGACCAAAATTCCCAACAGCATTTTTTGAATACCTTATGCCCATAGTAGTGAGGTACCTCACAGATGTTAACAATCAG GTCAGAAAGGCAGGCCAGGAAGCACTGCTGATACTGCTGGAACAAGACCTTGTGGCTCAGAGTGACATTGAAAATAAGGTGTGTCCAATTCTGCTGGACCTCTCTGCTCCTGACAGTGATGATGAGTACAAGGTGGAAGCTGTCAAT ATAATCTGTAAAATGGCTTCTATGTTGAGCAGAACAACAGTTGAGCACATGCTGCTTCCTCGTTTCTGTGAACTGTGCAGTGATGGGAAATTGTTTCAAGTCCGAAAG ATTTGTGCAGCTAATTTTGGTGACATTTGTAATGCTGTTGGGCAAGAAGCCACTGAAAGACTGCTG aTTCCCAAGTTCTTTGAGCTGTGTTCTGACAGTGTGTGGGGAATGAGGAAGGCTTGTGCTGAATGCTTTATGGCAGTGTCTTACACCACGTCCCCAGAAGTTCGCAGGAGCAAACTGTCCCCCCTGTTCATCAGCCTGATCAGTGACACCTGCAGATGG GTTCGTCAGGCTGCTTTTCAGTCTCTTGGTCCATTTATTTCTACCTTTGCAAACCCTTCAAGTGCTGGTCTTTACATTCGAGAAGATGGGACCCTGAGTATCCGACCACCAGCACAAGATGTGAATTCCAATTCCTGTCAGCCAAGCAACAATGTCACTGTGGTGTCTTCCAGTGCAAATGCTGCATTGCCCAG CTCAGAACAACCAATGGAAATCAAACCAGAATCATCCACTGAGGAGACTTCAGCAGAAGTTCATACAAAGCTCTCTGAGGACCTAAATAAAAATTCATGGGAAGAAGGTTCAGATTGTCGTGCCAACCCTGCAGAAGATGTGTCTGCCTTGTGTCAGGGTGACAAAACTGCAGAAGGCACGAAGGAGAGCAGTTTTCCGGGGCTGAGCTCGGTGCTGCCGTCTGCCGAGGACGTGTTTAACACATTCCTGTACTGGCGCCCTCCTCTGCCCGACATAAGtcaggacctggagctgctgcagttcaAGGCTGAGAAGCACAACGATGCCTGCTCTGGGCCATGTAATAACTGTGTTGCTAGCAGTGAAATAAAAAAGGTTCTACAAAGCTTACAGGAGCACATAGATGATCCAGATGTTCAAG CTCAGGTCCAAGTGttgtctgctgctctcagagctgCCCAGTTTGATTCTGTTGGTGACTGTGAGGCCAAAAAAATGGAAGTAAGTGGTGACAATCTTCAGAACAAAATGATTTTGGATGAAACAGCAGTTTCAGATGCTGCCTGCCACCAGGTGCAGGGGGACACTCTTTCATCCCCTGCCTCCCAGGGTGACATCAGTGACCAGTCAAGCACCAGTGTGCTGAAAAGCACA GACTCAGAGGAACAACACAGAGGAACCAGTGTCTTTTTGAGGAAAGAGCAAGAAAATAATCCACcatttgaagatgacaagtcaAAATTACAG GACATCATCCCTCAGCCTTTACTGGACCAGTACCTGTCCATGACTGACCCTGCTCGGGCCCAGACTGTTGACACTGAGATTGCCAAGCACTGTGCCTACAGCCTGCCTGGGGTGGCCCTGACTCTGGGCAGGCAGAACTGGCACTGCCTCAAGGACACCTATGAGACACTGGCTTCAGATGTGCAG TGGAAGGTGCGGCGCACTCTGGCTTTCTCCATCCACGAGCTGGCTGTGATCCTGGGGGATCAGTTAACAGCTGCTGATCTGGTGCCAATTTTCAATGGCTTCTTGAAAGACCTGGATGAAGTGCGTATCGGTGTCCTCAAACATCTCTATGACTTTCTGAAG CTACTTCATGCAGACAAAAGGCGAGAGTACCTTTACCAGCTGCAAGAATTTGTGGTGACTGATAACAGCAGGAACTGGAGGTTTCGTTACGAGCTGGCAGA GCAGCTGATCCTGATCCTGGAGCTCTACAATCCCAATGATGTCTATGACTACTTAAGGCACATTGCACTGACTCTGTGCTCCGATAAAGTTTCAGAAGTTCGGTGGATCTCCTTCAAACTG GTTGTAGCAATACTACAGAAGTTCTATGCAAACAGTGCCAATGCCCTGGGATTAAATTTCATCAATGAGCTCGTCGTGCGGTTTCGCCACTGCTCCAAGTGGGTTGGGAGACAAGCCTTTGCCTTCATTTGTCAG GCTGTAGTAGAAGAGGAGTGCATGCCTGTGGACCAGTTTGTTGAACACTTACTCCCCAGCCTTCTCAGCCTGGCATCAGATCCTGTGCCAAACGTCAGGGTCCTGCTCGCCAAGGCTCTCAGGCAGACATTGCTGGAGAAAG CTTATTTTAAAAGTGTTGGCAATCCTCATCTAGAAGCTGCAGAAGAGACCATTCTAGCCCTGCAGTCTGACAGAGATCAAGATGTGTCTTTCTTTGCCACCATAAAACTGAAACAGGATAACATGGACAATATCACcattgaaaaacaaaactaa
- the LOC135281927 gene encoding serine/threonine-protein phosphatase 4 regulatory subunit 1-like isoform X3, producing the protein MMVTLRLVGFEDYGPDCDSMRITAFLDIPGQDNLTPLARLEKYAFSDNVFNRQIIARGLLDVFRDFSNNEEDFLTVMEIVVRLSEDAEPTVRTELMEQIPPIAIFLQESRPKFPTAFFEYLMPIVVRYLTDVNNQVRKAGQEALLILLEQDLVAQSDIENKVCPILLDLSAPDSDDEYKVEAVNIICKMASMLSRTTVEHMLLPRFCELCSDGKLFQVRKICAANFGDICNAVGQEATERLLIPKFFELCSDSVWGMRKACAECFMAVSYTTSPEVRRSKLSPLFISLISDTCRWVRQAAFQSLGPFISTFANPSSAGLYIREDGTLSIRPPAQDVNSNSCQPSNNVTVVSSSANAALPSSEQPMEIKPESSTEETSAEVHTKLSEDLNKNSWEEGSDCRANPAEDVSALCQGDKTAEGTKESSFPGLSSVLPSAEDVFNTFLYWRPPLPDISQDLELLQFKAEKHNDACSGPCNNCVASSEIKKVLQSLQEHIDDPDVQAQVQVLSAALRAAQFDSVGDCEAKKMEVSGDNLQNKMILDETAVSDAACHQVQGDTLSSPASQGDISDQSSTSVLKSTDSEEQHRGTSVFLRKEQENNPPFEDDKSKLQDIIPQPLLDQYLSMTDPARAQTVDTEIAKHCAYSLPGVALTLGRQNWHCLKDTYETLASDVQWKVRRTLAFSIHELAVILGDQLTAADLVPIFNGFLKDLDEVRIGVLKHLYDFLKLLHADKRREYLYQLQEFVVTDNSRNWRFRYELAEQLILILELYNPNDVYDYLRHIALTLCSDKVSEVRWISFKLVVAILQKFYANSANALGLNFINELVVRFRHCSKWVGRQAFAFICQAVVEEECMPVDQFVEHLLPSLLSLASDPVPNVRVLLAKALRQTLLEKAYFKSVGNPHLEAAEETILALQSDRDQDVSFFATIKLKQDNMDNITIEKQN; encoded by the exons ATGATGGTGACTCTTAGACTTG TTGGCTTTGAAGATTATGGCCCAGACTGTGATAGCATGAGGATAACAGCATTCTTGGATATTCCTGGACAGGATAACTTAACTCCACTGGCTCGTCTAGAGAAATATGCCTTCAGTGATAATGTATTTAACAG GCAAATTATTGCCAGGGGTCTTCTGGACGTCTTTCGAGATTTCAGTAACAATGAAGAAGACTTTCTGACTGTAATGGAAATAGTGGTCAGGCTCTCTGAAGATGCAG AGCCAACTGTTCGCACAGAGCTGATGGAACAGATTCCTCCTATTGCCATCTTTCTGCAGGAAAGTCGACCAAAATTCCCAACAGCATTTTTTGAATACCTTATGCCCATAGTAGTGAGGTACCTCACAGATGTTAACAATCAG GTCAGAAAGGCAGGCCAGGAAGCACTGCTGATACTGCTGGAACAAGACCTTGTGGCTCAGAGTGACATTGAAAATAAGGTGTGTCCAATTCTGCTGGACCTCTCTGCTCCTGACAGTGATGATGAGTACAAGGTGGAAGCTGTCAAT ATAATCTGTAAAATGGCTTCTATGTTGAGCAGAACAACAGTTGAGCACATGCTGCTTCCTCGTTTCTGTGAACTGTGCAGTGATGGGAAATTGTTTCAAGTCCGAAAG ATTTGTGCAGCTAATTTTGGTGACATTTGTAATGCTGTTGGGCAAGAAGCCACTGAAAGACTGCTG aTTCCCAAGTTCTTTGAGCTGTGTTCTGACAGTGTGTGGGGAATGAGGAAGGCTTGTGCTGAATGCTTTATGGCAGTGTCTTACACCACGTCCCCAGAAGTTCGCAGGAGCAAACTGTCCCCCCTGTTCATCAGCCTGATCAGTGACACCTGCAGATGG GTTCGTCAGGCTGCTTTTCAGTCTCTTGGTCCATTTATTTCTACCTTTGCAAACCCTTCAAGTGCTGGTCTTTACATTCGAGAAGATGGGACCCTGAGTATCCGACCACCAGCACAAGATGTGAATTCCAATTCCTGTCAGCCAAGCAACAATGTCACTGTGGTGTCTTCCAGTGCAAATGCTGCATTGCCCAG CTCAGAACAACCAATGGAAATCAAACCAGAATCATCCACTGAGGAGACTTCAGCAGAAGTTCATACAAAGCTCTCTGAGGACCTAAATAAAAATTCATGGGAAGAAGGTTCAGATTGTCGTGCCAACCCTGCAGAAGATGTGTCTGCCTTGTGTCAGGGTGACAAAACTGCAGAAGGCACGAAGGAGAGCAGTTTTCCGGGGCTGAGCTCGGTGCTGCCGTCTGCCGAGGACGTGTTTAACACATTCCTGTACTGGCGCCCTCCTCTGCCCGACATAAGtcaggacctggagctgctgcagttcaAGGCTGAGAAGCACAACGATGCCTGCTCTGGGCCATGTAATAACTGTGTTGCTAGCAGTGAAATAAAAAAGGTTCTACAAAGCTTACAGGAGCACATAGATGATCCAGATGTTCAAG CTCAGGTCCAAGTGttgtctgctgctctcagagctgCCCAGTTTGATTCTGTTGGTGACTGTGAGGCCAAAAAAATGGAAGTAAGTGGTGACAATCTTCAGAACAAAATGATTTTGGATGAAACAGCAGTTTCAGATGCTGCCTGCCACCAGGTGCAGGGGGACACTCTTTCATCCCCTGCCTCCCAGGGTGACATCAGTGACCAGTCAAGCACCAGTGTGCTGAAAAGCACA GACTCAGAGGAACAACACAGAGGAACCAGTGTCTTTTTGAGGAAAGAGCAAGAAAATAATCCACcatttgaagatgacaagtcaAAATTACAG GACATCATCCCTCAGCCTTTACTGGACCAGTACCTGTCCATGACTGACCCTGCTCGGGCCCAGACTGTTGACACTGAGATTGCCAAGCACTGTGCCTACAGCCTGCCTGGGGTGGCCCTGACTCTGGGCAGGCAGAACTGGCACTGCCTCAAGGACACCTATGAGACACTGGCTTCAGATGTGCAG TGGAAGGTGCGGCGCACTCTGGCTTTCTCCATCCACGAGCTGGCTGTGATCCTGGGGGATCAGTTAACAGCTGCTGATCTGGTGCCAATTTTCAATGGCTTCTTGAAAGACCTGGATGAAGTGCGTATCGGTGTCCTCAAACATCTCTATGACTTTCTGAAG CTACTTCATGCAGACAAAAGGCGAGAGTACCTTTACCAGCTGCAAGAATTTGTGGTGACTGATAACAGCAGGAACTGGAGGTTTCGTTACGAGCTGGCAGA GCAGCTGATCCTGATCCTGGAGCTCTACAATCCCAATGATGTCTATGACTACTTAAGGCACATTGCACTGACTCTGTGCTCCGATAAAGTTTCAGAAGTTCGGTGGATCTCCTTCAAACTG GTTGTAGCAATACTACAGAAGTTCTATGCAAACAGTGCCAATGCCCTGGGATTAAATTTCATCAATGAGCTCGTCGTGCGGTTTCGCCACTGCTCCAAGTGGGTTGGGAGACAAGCCTTTGCCTTCATTTGTCAG GCTGTAGTAGAAGAGGAGTGCATGCCTGTGGACCAGTTTGTTGAACACTTACTCCCCAGCCTTCTCAGCCTGGCATCAGATCCTGTGCCAAACGTCAGGGTCCTGCTCGCCAAGGCTCTCAGGCAGACATTGCTGGAGAAAG CTTATTTTAAAAGTGTTGGCAATCCTCATCTAGAAGCTGCAGAAGAGACCATTCTAGCCCTGCAGTCTGACAGAGATCAAGATGTGTCTTTCTTTGCCACCATAAAACTGAAACAGGATAACATGGACAATATCACcattgaaaaacaaaactaa